One region of Coraliomargarita parva genomic DNA includes:
- a CDS encoding GntR family transcriptional regulator — MIEQFEEIKLERGEVAHRVITEHIRNKILTGEIAPGTEFPSTAQLAERWNTSNSTAHIALKNLVKEGLLERRHGSGTFVRERPRALKTMGIYFGNPNIWSKGQYGFYRSLQGLLEQEITRRGYAVEVYVDRREQRNQREALPSLAEAITKDEIQGLVIPMANSVNLPALLKLPVATSVITGAKDVSNKVNLNDRKFFPKPVAHLKKKGCQTIALITSVQQKHEAGSLPTATEYFKEDFLKEVETNGMQTKTNWIKQPVNATHNQTKFGYKAAKELFESGDIPDAIICYPDMTTRGLITAALELGIHKSHKIQYVLHQSLGVEMYCPFKATWLQTDTVKTAHALIDLVEAQYQGKKVTPIGVPFRFKTYASLMEDSLGEH, encoded by the coding sequence ATGATCGAACAATTCGAAGAGATTAAATTAGAGCGCGGTGAAGTCGCGCATCGCGTCATTACTGAACATATCCGGAACAAGATTCTGACCGGTGAGATTGCACCTGGCACCGAGTTCCCCTCCACCGCACAGCTGGCGGAACGCTGGAACACCAGCAATTCCACCGCCCACATCGCCCTGAAGAACCTCGTCAAGGAGGGCCTGCTGGAACGCAGGCACGGGTCGGGCACCTTTGTGCGCGAACGTCCCCGTGCACTCAAGACCATGGGAATTTACTTCGGCAACCCGAATATCTGGTCGAAAGGCCAATATGGATTCTACCGCAGCCTACAAGGCTTGCTGGAACAAGAAATCACCCGACGCGGCTACGCGGTGGAAGTCTATGTGGATCGACGTGAGCAAAGAAATCAACGTGAGGCACTCCCCTCTCTGGCCGAGGCGATCACCAAAGACGAGATTCAGGGCTTGGTCATCCCCATGGCCAATTCGGTCAATTTGCCGGCCCTACTCAAACTACCGGTGGCAACATCCGTCATAACTGGCGCCAAAGACGTTTCCAACAAGGTCAATCTCAACGATAGAAAGTTCTTCCCCAAACCAGTCGCCCACCTAAAGAAAAAGGGCTGCCAAACGATTGCCCTGATCACCAGCGTACAACAGAAACACGAAGCCGGGAGCTTACCGACCGCGACCGAATATTTTAAAGAAGACTTCCTGAAAGAGGTCGAAACAAACGGCATGCAAACCAAAACCAACTGGATCAAACAGCCGGTAAATGCCACCCACAACCAAACCAAATTCGGATACAAGGCAGCCAAGGAGTTATTTGAATCCGGCGACATACCCGATGCCATCATCTGCTATCCGGACATGACCACGCGCGGCCTGATCACCGCAGCGCTGGAACTCGGGATTCACAAAAGCCATAAAATACAGTATGTCCTCCACCAGAGTCTAGGCGTTGAGATGTATTGCCCTTTCAAAGCGACTTGGCTCCAAACAGATACCGTCAAGACGGCCCATGCCCTGATCGATCTGGTCGAAGCACAGTATCAGGGCAAAAAAGTCACCCCCATCGGCGTGCCCTTCCGCTTCAAGACTTACGCGTCCCTGATGGAGGACAGCTTGGGAGAGCACTAA
- a CDS encoding Gfo/Idh/MocA family protein, whose translation MLHIGLYGKNGHQIDAHLRKHPLAQLVAVAGIPDVDLQKIYGSEDHSIHRHSSFEDLLADPKVDLISLCSPRRSEQAEHAIRALKAGKHVLAEKPCALTEADLDAIIQTARTTGKVFHEMAGTAYEQPYYAMQQIIQSGVIGEVVQVIAEKSYPYCDWRAQDEDEDGGLICQNGIHALRFVEHVAGMHICSIRAFETKKANPLPTGELRMAASIVAELSNGGVASIACNYLNPRGTGIWGDESLKILGSKGILESRSGGQWTRLIIGSKDCGPIDVQTPPPQWHDLFFKDVLGMQKIPMDIETELSPTRWAIRAKLSIIDNKPICLS comes from the coding sequence ATGCTACATATTGGACTATACGGTAAGAACGGACATCAAATCGACGCTCACTTGCGAAAGCATCCACTCGCACAGCTAGTAGCGGTTGCCGGAATACCAGACGTCGATCTGCAGAAAATTTACGGATCCGAAGACCATTCGATCCACCGACATTCGAGCTTTGAAGATCTTTTGGCTGACCCCAAAGTTGACCTCATCTCCCTCTGTTCACCTCGACGATCCGAACAAGCGGAACATGCCATTCGTGCACTGAAAGCAGGAAAACACGTGCTTGCGGAAAAGCCGTGCGCCTTAACCGAGGCGGACCTCGACGCAATTATCCAAACCGCAAGAACAACTGGCAAGGTGTTTCATGAGATGGCGGGTACTGCCTATGAGCAGCCATACTATGCCATGCAGCAGATCATACAGAGCGGCGTCATCGGCGAAGTCGTTCAAGTCATAGCGGAAAAGTCTTACCCTTACTGCGACTGGCGAGCACAGGATGAAGACGAGGACGGCGGGCTCATTTGCCAAAATGGAATCCACGCACTTCGTTTTGTCGAACATGTCGCGGGCATGCACATCTGCAGCATTCGTGCATTTGAAACGAAGAAGGCAAATCCACTCCCCACTGGAGAGTTGAGAATGGCGGCCTCCATTGTAGCAGAATTGAGCAATGGAGGCGTGGCGTCGATTGCCTGCAACTATTTAAACCCGAGAGGCACTGGGATCTGGGGCGACGAAAGTCTGAAAATCCTCGGATCAAAAGGCATTCTGGAATCCCGTAGCGGTGGCCAATGGACACGTCTCATAATCGGGAGTAAGGACTGCGGGCCCATTGACGTCCAAACACCTCCACCTCAATGGCACGACCTGTTCTTTAAGGATGTACTCGGAATGCAAAAGATACCGATGGACATCGAAACCGAACTCTCCCCGACACGCTGGGCCATCCGAGCGAAACTTAGCATAATCGATAACAAGCCCATATGCTTAAGTTGA
- a CDS encoding GDSL-type esterase/lipase family protein, which yields MNPHKRLSSALALCLLSAAQLFAATNTNSSTTPKMQDSWGDHHRALVQEAEDNADKIQIVLLGDSITYRWTVGAGKEIRQERYDPHGVINLGISADQIQHVLWRLENGEMAPLHPKMVLLMIGTNNLYNRSNEEIAYGVWKIVEYIRSHHPETRVLVQAIFPRSRPAGRMEQIHKINDYLAKLDDGKMVKFIDFGEVFLNPDGSLNETWFTDGLHPEKPEAFTAWADSIQAIVDQWLATAPVANVPPPSAPVETPEDLTIIQPASRNDWLYKYNRFLEETERSEGHLLFLGDITMSKWQRGLGDLYRDTYRQYAPVFGAMWGNRTENILWQLKNMPAKNIDPQLVILQMQENLTAGSTTPEEVAAGVAAIVNTLKGLYPQTEILLESALPEIRGERVLVFGSIETYNQLLKDFSKQDPKVHFLNLTEIFQDEPAQLIPNRFKPTAEAYTKWAEARAPIIEQVMSRSNSN from the coding sequence ATGAATCCACACAAAAGACTCTCGAGTGCGCTGGCACTCTGCCTCTTATCCGCCGCACAGCTGTTTGCCGCCACGAACACGAATAGCTCGACAACTCCCAAGATGCAGGATTCGTGGGGCGACCATCACCGGGCACTGGTACAGGAAGCCGAAGACAACGCAGACAAGATTCAAATCGTCCTGCTGGGCGATTCGATCACTTACCGCTGGACTGTCGGCGCGGGTAAAGAGATCCGCCAAGAGCGCTACGACCCACACGGTGTCATCAACCTAGGGATCAGCGCCGATCAGATCCAACACGTCCTTTGGCGACTGGAGAACGGGGAAATGGCCCCACTCCACCCCAAGATGGTCCTGCTGATGATCGGTACCAACAACCTGTACAATCGCAGCAATGAAGAAATTGCCTACGGGGTGTGGAAGATAGTCGAATACATCCGCAGCCATCACCCGGAAACCCGCGTTCTGGTGCAGGCCATTTTCCCGCGCAGCCGTCCCGCCGGACGAATGGAGCAAATCCATAAGATCAACGATTACCTGGCCAAGCTCGATGATGGCAAAATGGTCAAATTCATCGATTTCGGCGAAGTCTTCCTCAACCCCGATGGCAGCCTGAATGAAACCTGGTTCACGGACGGGCTGCACCCGGAGAAGCCAGAAGCCTTCACAGCGTGGGCCGACAGCATTCAAGCCATCGTCGACCAATGGCTGGCCACAGCTCCCGTCGCCAATGTGCCGCCTCCATCCGCTCCGGTGGAGACACCCGAAGATCTTACGATCATCCAGCCGGCATCCCGCAATGACTGGCTCTACAAATACAACCGTTTCCTCGAAGAAACCGAGCGAAGCGAGGGTCACTTACTCTTCCTCGGCGACATCACCATGTCGAAATGGCAGCGCGGCCTGGGTGATCTGTATCGGGACACCTACCGACAATACGCGCCGGTCTTTGGTGCCATGTGGGGCAACCGCACGGAGAATATTCTATGGCAATTAAAGAACATGCCCGCAAAGAACATCGATCCTCAATTGGTTATTCTACAAATGCAGGAAAACCTGACAGCCGGCAGCACAACCCCCGAAGAGGTTGCCGCAGGCGTGGCGGCGATCGTCAACACACTCAAAGGACTGTATCCTCAAACCGAAATTCTTCTGGAAAGCGCGCTTCCGGAAATCCGGGGTGAACGTGTGCTCGTCTTCGGCTCCATCGAAACATACAATCAACTTCTCAAGGACTTTTCTAAACAGGACCCGAAGGTCCACTTTCTGAATTTGACGGAGATCTTTCAGGACGAGCCAGCTCAACTCATTCCGAATCGCTTCAAGCCGACAGCCGAGGCTTACACCAAGTGGGCAGAAGCTAGAGCTCCGATTATCGAGCAAGTAATGTCGAGGTCGAATTCCAATTAA
- a CDS encoding sialate O-acetylesterase: MDQWVGFDTLIEPLYSVIRRVKDNAPYLCRNFICRIICLGFLLQTLSGETTIRQEKNLWRISQSGEPSIESQITEDGSLASLRFLKPSEIYNLMPNAHRPDFLKTGIGLPEQNSLGGSRGIFFWQNQPVPLHKIEKLDAQTIRASSDKGEIVYDFSSEQAVNITAINKSVAPMLLLMVLDSTVAAVRATDADLEKTPTIRLWPETIWYQDGNTAHWRIEITGGDRIWGPASEVGTPWREGLYQVWEAKLQPGETREVSIHASRMTDEAVAEYKALIPESIPARRASQIAFPLAPQANDNSLSLYSPKDYQVFQRTTQTQGSIRIEGSFRNDFDHAEARVTGRSAYGSIPEEWMPVEIDSASHGFSAKLRLSAGGWYQVEIRAWHKGKIVAQTVIEHVGIGEVFVTCGQSNSTNYGATEDARNRTQTGLVASFGGGSWQLCEDPLPGSCDGSQGGSPWTFFGDAMVRRYKVPVGIAITGQGGAPVQNWTPGSFPFLWLMARINQFGPRGFRALLWHQGESNVRQSTDFYYDTLKEIIEATRQVAGWEIPWMVAQTSYHNPKESSFASTRNAQQKLWEDGFAMQGPDTDTLTGADRAGIHLSTRGLQKHGEMWADCISNYLDESFKSEK, translated from the coding sequence ATGGACCAATGGGTAGGGTTCGATACCCTTATCGAACCGCTCTACTCCGTAATTCGGCGCGTTAAGGATAACGCGCCCTACCTTTGCAGGAACTTCATCTGCCGCATCATTTGCCTGGGATTCCTGCTGCAAACGCTTTCCGGCGAAACAACGATCCGCCAGGAAAAGAATCTCTGGCGGATCAGCCAAAGCGGAGAACCATCGATTGAGAGCCAGATCACCGAGGACGGTAGTCTGGCCAGCCTTCGCTTTCTCAAGCCAAGCGAGATCTACAACTTGATGCCGAATGCGCATCGACCCGATTTCCTGAAAACCGGCATCGGTTTGCCCGAACAAAATTCACTGGGTGGCTCACGCGGGATCTTCTTTTGGCAAAATCAGCCGGTGCCCCTACACAAGATCGAAAAGCTGGATGCACAGACCATCCGTGCAAGCAGCGACAAGGGTGAGATCGTTTATGACTTCAGTTCGGAGCAAGCCGTAAACATCACCGCGATAAACAAATCTGTAGCGCCCATGCTTTTGCTCATGGTTCTGGATTCAACCGTGGCTGCGGTGCGCGCAACGGACGCCGACCTCGAGAAGACTCCGACGATCCGTCTCTGGCCGGAGACCATTTGGTATCAGGATGGCAATACAGCTCATTGGCGGATCGAAATCACCGGCGGCGACCGCATCTGGGGACCCGCATCCGAAGTCGGCACGCCCTGGCGCGAGGGCCTTTATCAAGTATGGGAAGCCAAGCTACAACCCGGTGAGACACGCGAAGTCAGTATCCACGCCAGCCGCATGACCGATGAAGCCGTTGCCGAATACAAAGCCCTGATCCCGGAATCCATCCCTGCCCGCCGGGCTTCACAGATCGCCTTTCCCTTGGCTCCACAAGCCAACGACAACTCACTTTCCTTGTATTCGCCAAAGGATTACCAGGTTTTCCAGCGAACGACCCAAACCCAAGGCTCCATCCGCATTGAAGGTTCCTTCCGTAATGATTTCGATCACGCCGAAGCCCGCGTCACGGGAAGGTCTGCATACGGAAGCATTCCAGAGGAATGGATGCCGGTTGAAATAGACAGTGCCAGCCATGGATTCTCCGCCAAGCTGCGGCTGTCCGCCGGCGGATGGTATCAAGTCGAGATACGCGCATGGCATAAAGGCAAAATCGTCGCCCAAACAGTAATCGAACACGTCGGCATCGGCGAAGTCTTCGTCACTTGCGGCCAATCCAATTCGACCAATTACGGCGCGACGGAGGACGCACGCAACCGCACGCAAACCGGACTCGTCGCCAGCTTTGGCGGCGGCAGCTGGCAACTCTGTGAAGATCCCCTCCCCGGCAGCTGTGACGGCAGCCAGGGCGGTAGCCCATGGACCTTTTTCGGAGATGCCATGGTCCGCCGATACAAAGTGCCGGTCGGCATTGCCATCACTGGCCAAGGCGGTGCTCCGGTGCAAAACTGGACACCCGGCTCCTTCCCTTTCCTATGGTTGATGGCACGCATCAATCAATTCGGACCGAGAGGATTCCGCGCCCTACTCTGGCATCAAGGTGAGAGCAATGTTCGGCAAAGCACCGATTTCTACTACGACACCCTCAAGGAAATCATCGAAGCCACCCGCCAAGTAGCAGGATGGGAGATTCCATGGATGGTCGCTCAAACTTCCTACCACAACCCAAAGGAATCCTCCTTTGCCAGCACACGAAACGCGCAGCAAAAGCTCTGGGAGGATGGCTTCGCGATGCAAGGCCCGGACACCGACACACTCACAGGGGCAGATCGGGCCGGGATCCATCTGAGCACCCGCGGCCTCCAAAAGCACGGGGAAATGTGGGCCGACTGCATCAGCAACTATTTAGATGAAAGCTTTAAATCCGAAAAATAA
- a CDS encoding Gfo/Idh/MocA family protein, whose translation MKSKEMAGECARVLMLGVGGYGHHYIEGLRALRAAGEAKLVAIVDPAVEQAMDWPELKALGVPVFTSLQAFLGASLEVDLAVVATPISFHADHSCALLEAGINVLCEKPIAATAAEVERMRAARDASGQFLEIGYQWSFSETMQNLKADILKGIYGKAEQLSTRVAWPRPQSYYSRNNWAGKIYNGQGRPVYDSPVNNATAHFLQNMFFMLGPSAELSATPTRLAAECYRANPIENFDTACIKIETLEGPPIYFYTTHAVEANDGPVFSYQFETAEVRYRLGGDVVAYLKDGSTKNYGDPESTHMRKLESCVRKCLGGTQSSATSSVEAASAHTYCVEALQDIPVHALAEEFVAKKQVNPGDTLRYIPGMEAVLKSAFDQNKLFAELNLPWAVDAATKVEVLMPDHGIEYSACGAYI comes from the coding sequence ATGAAATCTAAAGAAATGGCAGGCGAATGTGCCCGGGTTCTCATGTTGGGAGTCGGCGGCTACGGGCATCATTATATTGAAGGCTTAAGAGCACTTCGTGCCGCAGGGGAGGCTAAACTTGTTGCGATTGTTGATCCTGCAGTGGAGCAGGCCATGGATTGGCCGGAACTGAAAGCTCTGGGCGTTCCGGTGTTTACATCACTGCAGGCCTTTCTAGGGGCTTCGCTTGAGGTCGATCTAGCTGTGGTGGCGACGCCGATTTCCTTTCATGCGGATCATTCCTGTGCGTTGTTGGAGGCCGGTATCAATGTCCTGTGTGAAAAACCGATCGCGGCTACCGCTGCGGAAGTGGAACGGATGCGAGCGGCTCGCGATGCCTCCGGTCAATTTTTGGAAATCGGTTATCAATGGTCTTTTAGCGAGACGATGCAAAACCTGAAAGCGGACATCCTGAAGGGAATTTACGGGAAGGCTGAGCAGCTCAGCACACGAGTCGCTTGGCCTCGTCCGCAATCTTATTATTCCCGGAATAATTGGGCGGGTAAGATTTACAATGGGCAGGGGAGGCCCGTCTATGATAGCCCGGTGAATAACGCGACCGCTCATTTTCTCCAGAATATGTTCTTTATGCTTGGGCCAAGTGCCGAGCTTTCGGCGACACCCACTCGTCTGGCTGCGGAGTGCTATCGGGCCAATCCGATCGAGAACTTCGACACCGCCTGCATCAAAATTGAAACGCTCGAAGGGCCGCCGATCTATTTTTATACCACTCATGCCGTGGAGGCAAACGATGGGCCAGTGTTCAGCTATCAATTCGAGACAGCCGAGGTGCGTTATCGTTTGGGGGGCGATGTCGTGGCCTACCTCAAAGACGGTTCGACCAAAAATTACGGGGACCCCGAGTCGACGCATATGCGTAAGCTGGAAAGCTGCGTCCGTAAATGTCTGGGTGGAACGCAATCTTCCGCGACCTCTAGCGTGGAAGCGGCCAGTGCGCACACATATTGTGTGGAAGCGCTACAGGATATTCCTGTGCATGCCTTGGCCGAGGAGTTTGTGGCAAAGAAGCAAGTCAACCCGGGGGATACGCTTCGCTACATTCCGGGAATGGAGGCTGTGCTGAAGTCTGCATTTGATCAAAACAAACTATTCGCGGAGTTGAATTTGCCGTGGGCGGTCGATGCTGCGACGAAGGTTGAAGTTCTGATGCCGGATCATGGAATCGAGTATTCCGCTTGCGGAGCTTACATTTGA
- a CDS encoding helix-turn-helix domain-containing protein, producing MPNTARQEAKQATADWQALHPLLERCYVGPPAGRSGNFPGAIFTLCKLLRGSVEMKKGNHSIQADANNPAWILTTPGTRWQHFSDDSEIVSIHIALGNPQNGAEWSGPQIISVKPDSAGEKALAELVNCPVIKQLSPGQRLELQALKLSIPDYLELQKHTLEILKQSLLLAERAGMRYQVPSIQDPRVNASYRYLAALDIRESFDRGELAAREGLTAGQLDRLWRSELGQTPNHYRDRQRLTYACRQLRRPEIPIKVIAADLGFRHLSQFSNWFSTRHGESPRSYRKRPGTN from the coding sequence ATGCCAAATACAGCCCGCCAAGAAGCCAAGCAAGCAACTGCCGACTGGCAGGCACTCCACCCCCTATTGGAACGTTGCTATGTCGGTCCCCCGGCGGGCAGGTCCGGTAACTTCCCCGGCGCGATTTTCACCTTGTGCAAACTACTCCGGGGCAGCGTCGAAATGAAGAAGGGCAATCACTCGATTCAAGCGGACGCCAATAATCCGGCATGGATACTCACCACCCCGGGCACACGCTGGCAGCATTTTTCCGATGACTCGGAAATCGTATCGATCCATATCGCCTTGGGCAACCCGCAGAACGGGGCGGAGTGGAGCGGCCCCCAAATTATTAGCGTCAAACCTGATTCCGCCGGCGAAAAAGCCTTAGCGGAGCTCGTCAATTGCCCTGTCATCAAACAACTCAGCCCGGGACAACGGCTCGAGCTACAGGCCTTAAAACTGAGCATCCCCGATTATCTTGAGCTGCAGAAACACACGCTAGAAATCCTCAAGCAAAGCCTGCTACTGGCGGAGCGGGCAGGCATGCGCTACCAGGTGCCCAGCATTCAGGACCCACGTGTCAATGCCAGCTATCGCTATCTGGCCGCCCTCGATATTCGTGAAAGCTTCGATCGCGGTGAACTGGCCGCCCGTGAGGGCCTGACCGCCGGACAACTCGACCGGCTCTGGCGCAGCGAACTCGGCCAGACCCCGAACCATTACCGCGACCGCCAGCGACTCACCTACGCCTGCCGGCAACTCCGCCGTCCGGAAATCCCCATCAAAGTCATCGCAGCCGATCTCGGATTCCGCCACCTCTCACAATTTTCCAACTGGTTCAGCACCCGTCACGGGGAATCCCCTCGCAGCTATCGAAAGCGACCGGGTACAAATTAA
- the dgoD gene encoding galactonate dehydratase, whose amino-acid sequence MKITSLKPYIVDCFRTNWVFLKVETDEGIYGWGEASLEYREKTVVEAMLELGRNVIGRNAFEIQSIWDEANREVYFRGGPVYMSALGALEMALWDIKGKALKVPVYELFGGAVRDRITCYANAWFAGAKEPEEFAEKAKLAIEAGYRGLKWDPFGSAYLELTPQELKKAEACVAAVAGVVEGKAELLIEGHGRFDVPTAVRAADMIAAYKVGWFEEPLPPGNLEALAEVRRKSRVPIATGERLYSRWDYIPFFESRCADFAQPDVTHVGGMSELKRIAEMAEGYYLPCCPHNPCGPVANAATLHVAASTMNIRRLETMATDVNWRTEIAEEEAGFVDGCLTIPQVPGLGVEINEAVLAKYPYQAHDLRHYKGTLTDIRPKESGYIFKK is encoded by the coding sequence ATGAAAATCACCTCACTGAAACCATATATTGTGGATTGTTTCCGCACCAACTGGGTCTTTCTAAAAGTCGAGACCGATGAAGGCATTTACGGGTGGGGCGAAGCCTCGCTGGAATACCGGGAAAAGACGGTGGTCGAAGCGATGCTTGAGCTCGGTCGAAATGTCATTGGGCGGAATGCCTTTGAAATCCAGTCGATCTGGGACGAAGCCAACCGGGAAGTGTATTTCCGTGGTGGCCCAGTCTACATGTCGGCCCTCGGGGCGCTCGAGATGGCGCTCTGGGACATCAAGGGCAAGGCGCTAAAGGTGCCGGTGTACGAGTTGTTCGGCGGTGCGGTACGCGACCGGATTACCTGTTATGCGAATGCCTGGTTTGCCGGTGCGAAGGAGCCGGAGGAATTTGCGGAAAAGGCCAAGCTGGCCATTGAAGCTGGATACCGTGGGCTGAAATGGGATCCCTTCGGTTCGGCTTACCTGGAGCTGACGCCGCAGGAGCTGAAAAAGGCCGAGGCTTGCGTGGCGGCGGTGGCTGGAGTGGTCGAGGGAAAGGCGGAGTTGCTGATCGAGGGGCATGGCCGTTTTGATGTGCCGACGGCGGTGCGCGCAGCCGACATGATCGCCGCTTACAAGGTCGGCTGGTTCGAGGAGCCCTTGCCACCGGGGAATCTGGAAGCGCTCGCGGAGGTTCGCAGGAAGTCCCGTGTGCCGATTGCGACGGGTGAGCGTTTGTATAGCCGGTGGGACTACATCCCGTTTTTCGAGTCACGTTGTGCGGACTTCGCGCAACCGGACGTGACTCACGTCGGCGGCATGTCGGAGTTAAAGCGCATTGCGGAAATGGCGGAAGGCTACTACCTCCCGTGCTGCCCGCACAATCCCTGTGGGCCGGTGGCCAATGCGGCCACGCTCCATGTGGCGGCGTCGACCATGAATATCCGACGCCTCGAAACCATGGCGACCGATGTGAACTGGCGCACTGAAATCGCCGAAGAGGAGGCTGGCTTTGTGGATGGCTGCCTGACCATCCCGCAAGTTCCCGGCTTGGGGGTGGAGATTAATGAGGCGGTATTGGCGAAGTATCCGTATCAAGCCCACGATCTGCGCCATTACAAAGGAACCCTGACGGACATCCGTCCGAAGGAAAGCGGTTATATTTTCAAAAAGTAG
- a CDS encoding GH39 family glycosyl hydrolase translates to MDTVVDPKSFVEDQDVPALKRAQLTDLEALGLPVLGAFRPRKTAEIKSSKIGVGFETLDRFMFDPDRVYPLMAELGAKWARVQTGWSRCETEAGQYDFAWLEEIVDRLLEAGVEPFFSVTFGNKLYMPDVPHESAVGHVPLYYGDDVKRAWHDYVIALAQRFRGKVRYWEVWNEPNIPQFWHPSKPNGAEYAELVKVTAAAVKESIPDAKIVGGAMSKMDPPFLEAALKAGMAESIDVFSFHPYQSVPEVNLQNMHDLVRRMLRQYAPGHSIDVWQGENGCPSQTKGHNDDWLGLYGTDQVVQAKWVARRILADLKTGFDMALYFHAVDLMGRPYRQAGGEVKKPVMMGLINGADYSPKYSFEVFQRVCSLFDDTSERCELFYRFLNPDEQQPQQSAVLASPMGVSFVRDGVPLLAYWNTEDPQQKKAAREIDLVFWADSDLKFDSPVLLDLMTGQVHDLAAHAKPFICDDAHVGTQFRLPFTDYPLVLTDQSLFPLLSYEN, encoded by the coding sequence ATGGATACTGTAGTGGACCCGAAGTCATTTGTCGAAGATCAGGATGTGCCTGCACTGAAGCGTGCACAGCTGACGGACCTGGAAGCCTTGGGGCTTCCCGTCCTTGGTGCGTTTAGACCGCGCAAGACGGCCGAAATCAAGTCGTCCAAAATCGGTGTCGGTTTCGAGACGCTGGACCGCTTCATGTTCGATCCGGATCGGGTCTATCCACTGATGGCCGAACTGGGGGCCAAATGGGCCCGGGTGCAGACGGGCTGGAGCCGTTGCGAGACGGAAGCGGGGCAGTATGACTTTGCCTGGCTGGAGGAAATCGTCGACAGGCTGTTGGAAGCCGGGGTCGAACCTTTCTTTTCGGTGACTTTCGGCAACAAGCTTTACATGCCCGATGTGCCGCACGAGTCGGCGGTCGGCCATGTCCCGCTCTATTACGGGGATGACGTGAAACGGGCCTGGCACGATTACGTGATCGCGCTGGCGCAACGCTTCCGTGGCAAGGTCCGCTACTGGGAGGTTTGGAACGAACCGAACATTCCGCAGTTCTGGCATCCGTCCAAACCGAACGGCGCCGAGTATGCCGAACTGGTGAAAGTCACGGCAGCCGCGGTCAAGGAATCGATCCCGGATGCAAAGATTGTCGGCGGGGCGATGTCGAAAATGGATCCGCCTTTCCTTGAGGCCGCCCTCAAAGCAGGCATGGCGGAGTCTATCGATGTGTTTTCCTTCCATCCCTACCAATCGGTGCCGGAAGTCAATCTGCAGAACATGCACGATCTCGTTCGCCGTATGCTTCGGCAATATGCCCCGGGGCACTCCATCGATGTCTGGCAGGGCGAGAACGGTTGTCCCTCACAGACAAAGGGGCACAATGACGATTGGCTCGGGCTCTATGGGACCGATCAGGTCGTTCAGGCCAAGTGGGTGGCACGGCGTATCCTTGCCGATTTGAAGACCGGATTTGACATGGCCCTGTATTTCCACGCGGTCGATCTGATGGGACGTCCGTACCGTCAAGCCGGCGGCGAAGTTAAAAAGCCCGTGATGATGGGCTTGATCAACGGCGCGGATTACTCGCCCAAGTATTCCTTCGAAGTCTTTCAGCGGGTTTGCTCACTCTTTGATGATACAAGCGAGCGCTGTGAATTGTTTTACCGTTTCCTGAATCCGGATGAGCAGCAGCCTCAGCAAAGTGCGGTGTTGGCTTCGCCGATGGGGGTTTCCTTTGTTCGTGATGGAGTGCCTTTGCTGGCCTACTGGAACACCGAGGACCCGCAACAGAAGAAAGCGGCACGTGAGATCGATCTCGTGTTCTGGGCGGACTCGGACCTCAAGTTCGATTCACCGGTCCTCTTGGATCTCATGACCGGACAGGTGCACGACCTCGCCGCGCACGCGAAACCTTTCATCTGCGACGATGCGCATGTCGGGACCCAGTTCCGCCTGCCGTTTACCGACTACCCGTTGGTGCTCACCGATCAATCCCTCTTTCCCTTGTTGTCGTATGAAAATTGA